The following coding sequences are from one Candidatus Bathyarchaeota archaeon window:
- a CDS encoding GNAT family N-acetyltransferase: protein MKKDPELVKLAVGDGGVVGYCIAAKDLYSYEGVVLDVTIDSAYIWDMYVLKEFRHKGIGRRLLNNVVQHLKNVGKKNVFLIVNVWNDDGKKFYEANGFKTWGFFLRRQI, encoded by the coding sequence ATCAAAAAGGATCCTGAACTTGTAAAACTAGCGGTTGGTGATGGCGGGGTAGTAGGCTACTGCATTGCAGCTAAGGATTTATATTCATATGAGGGTGTTGTGCTCGACGTTACGATAGATTCTGCCTATATTTGGGACATGTATGTTTTGAAGGAATTCCGTCACAAAGGCATAGGTAGGCGACTTTTAAATAATGTGGTACAACATTTGAAAAATGTCGGGAAGAAGAACGTGTTTCTGATAGTCAATGTATGGAACGATGACGGAAAGAAGTTTTACGAAGCAAATGGTTTTAAAACATGGGGCTTCTTTTTAAGAAGGCAGATATAG